A stretch of Rhinopithecus roxellana isolate Shanxi Qingling chromosome 12, ASM756505v1, whole genome shotgun sequence DNA encodes these proteins:
- the SIRT2 gene encoding NAD-dependent protein deacetylase sirtuin-2 — protein sequence MAEPDPSHPLETQAGKVQEAQDSDSDSEGGAAGGEADMDFLRNLFSQTLSLGSQKERLLDELTLEGVARYMQSERCRRVICLVGAGISTSAGIPDFRSPSTGLYDNLEKYHLPYPEAIFEISYFKKHPEPFFALAKELYPGQFKPTICHYFMRLLKDKGLLLRCYTQNIDTLERIAGLEHEDLVEAHGTFYTSHCVSASCRHEYPLSWMKEKIFSEVTPKCEDCQSLVKPDIVFFGESLPARFFSCMQSDFLKVDLLLIMGTSLQVQPFASLISKAPLSTPRLLINKEKAGQSDPFLGMILGLGGGMDFDSKKAYRDVAWLGDCNQGCLALAELLGWKKELEDLVRREHASIDAQSGAEAPNPST from the exons ATGGCAGAGCCGGACC cctctcaccCTCTGGAGACCCAGGCAGGGAAGGTGCAGGAGGCTCAG GACTCAGATTCAGACTCTGAGGGAGGAGCCGCTGGTGGAGAAGCAGACA TGGACTTCCTGCGGAACTTATTCTCCCAGACGCTCAGCCTGGGCAGCCAGAAGGAGCGTCTGCTGGACGAACTGACCTTGGAAGGGGTGGCCCGGTACATGCAGAGCGAACGCT GTCGCAGAGTCATCTGTTTGGTGGGTGCTGGAATCTCCACAT CCGCGGGCATTCCCGACTTTCGCTCTCCATCCACTGGCCTCTATGACAACCTAGAGAAGTACCATCTTCCCTACCCAGAGGCCATCTTCGAGATCAGCTATTTCAAG AAACATCCGGAGCCCTTCTTCGCCCTCGCCAAGGAGCTCTATCCTGGGCAGTTCAAG CCGACCATCTGTCACTACTTCATGCGCCTGCTGAAGGACAAGGGGCTACTCCTGCGCTGCTACACGCAG AACATAGATACCCTGGAGCGAATAGCGGGGCTGGAACATGAGGACTTGGTGGAGGCCCATGGCACCTTCTACACGTCGCACTGCGTCAGTGCCAGCTGCCGGCACGAATACCCGCTGAGCTGGATGAAAG AGAAGATCTTCTCTGAGGTGACGCCCAAGTGTGAGGACTGTCAGAGCCTGGTGAAGCCTG ATATCGTCTTTTTTGGTGAGAGCCTCCCAGCGCGTTTCTTCTCCTGTATGCAGTCA GACTTCCTGAAGGTGGACCTCCTCCTCATCATGGGCACCTCCTTACAAGTGCAGCCCTTTGCCTCCCTTATCAGCAA ggcACCCCTCTCCACCCCTCGCCTGCTCATCAACAAGGAGAAAGCTGGCCAG TCGGACCCTTTCCTGGGGATGATCCTGGGCCTCGGAGGAGGCATGGACTTTGACTCCAAGAAGGCCTACAG GGATGTGGCCTGGCTGGGTGACTGCAACCAGGGCTGCCTGGCCCTTGCTGAGCTCCTCGGGTGGAAG AAGGAGCTGGAGGACCTTGTCCGGAGGGAGCACGCCAGCATAGATGCCCAGTCGGGGGCGGAGGCCCCTAACCCCAGCACTTGA
- the RINL gene encoding ras and Rab interactor-like protein isoform X6, with the protein MAQPEDKAPEVPTKGERLVPPQVKKADRTPLGVLSTLEPLLRLQRTSGVWHVPELDTQDAEALVGLWPMGSFLVIGRDPSQVLVLRTGLLPGEVKSYQIQKTARGVSLESSNLCMPDLPHLLAFLSASRDVLPRTLLLPPPTLGPRDEHTDPLQIGRVQQDTLGKVLCIVNQLYVETHRGWGREQTPRETESEAAQRHDPAPRNPAPHGVSWVKGPLSPEVDHPGPALPSLLEEEEEDPEGREEGREEGREDDPEEEGPEEVLTIHIQSLVRARSSYVARQYRSLRVRIASDSGGPHGSGDPATELLQDVRHLLTDLQDHLAKDSYIRAVFGSRGPGVPKKDEDPGPALEMAVCQAVLAPLKPALWTRLRTLRAPELRLLRRRQTALRAGAGPEGQSPAPALRSRIHERLAHLHAACAPRRKVALLLEVCRDVYTGLARGENQDPLGADAFLPALTEELIWSPDIGETQLDVEFLMELLDPDELRGEAGYYLTTWFGALHHIAHYQPETDRAPRGLSSEARASLHQWHRRRTLHRKDHPRAQASLPFKEPWAEETVPGTNDD; encoded by the exons ATGGCCCAGCCAGAGGACAAGGCACCTGAAGTCCCCACAAAGGGGGAGAG GCTGGTCCCACCACAGGTGAAAAAAGCAGACAGGACCCCTCTAGGGGTCCTCAGCACCCTAGAGCCACTTCTTCGCCTGCAGAGAACATCGGGGGTATGGCATGTGCCAGAGCTGGATACCCAGGATGCGGAGGCCCTCGTGGGGCTGTGGCCAATGGGG AGTTTCTTGGTCATAGGACGTGACCCCAGCCAGGTCCTGGTGTTGAGGACAGGACTATTACCGGGAGAAGTCAAGAGCTACCAGATCCAGAAGACTGCCAGAG gtgTGTCCCTGGAATCCTCCAACCTCTGCATGCCAGACCTACCCCATCTCCTGGCCTTTCTATCAGCTAGCAG GGATGTTCTGCCCAGAACCCTGCTCTTGCCCCCTCCCACTCTAGGGCCCAGAGATGAACACACAG ATCCTCTGCAGATTGGCAGGGTCCAACAGGACACCCTAGGGAAGGTGCTTTGCATTGTGAACCAGCTCTACGTGGAGACCcacagaggctgggggagggagcagACCCCTCGAGAAACAGAGTCAGAGGCCGCGCAGAGACATGATCCAG CCCCCAGGAACCCTGCACCTCACGGGGTCTCCTGGGTGAAAGGCCCGCTCAGCCCGGAAGTGGACCATCCTGGGCCGGCTCTCCCCAgcctcctggaggaggaggaagaagaccctgaaggaagggaggaaggaagggaggaaggaagggaggacgACCCTGAAGAGGAAGGCCCCGAGGAGGTGCTCACCATTCACATCCAGTCTCTGGTTAGGGCCCGTAGCAGCTACGTGGCCAGGCAGTACCGAAGCCTTCGGGTGCGCATCGCCTCAGATTCTGGGGGTCCCCACGGGTCTGGGGACCCGGCCACGGAGCTGCTTCAGGATGTGCGCCACCTCCTTACTGACCTCCAGGATCACCTGGCAAAGGACTCCTACATCAGGGCTGTCTTTGGGAGCAGGGGTCCTGGGGTCCCCAAGAAGGACGAGGATCCAG GCCCAGCGCTGGAGATGGCCGTGTGCCAGGCGGTATTGGCGCCCTTGAAGCCGGCCCTGTGGACGCGACTCCGCACACTCCGAGCACCGGAGCTGCGACTGCTGCGGCGGCGACAAACAGCCCtgcgggcgggggcggggccggaggGGCAGAGCCCCGCCCCCGCCTTGCGGAGTCGCATCCACGAGCGCCTTGCACATCTCCACGCTGCCTGCGCCCCGCGCCGCAAGGTGGCGCTTCTGTTAGAGGTGTGCAGAGATGTCTACACGGGCCTGGCTCGGGGCGAGAACCAAG ATCCTTTGGGGGCCGACGCCTTCCTGCCGGCGCTGACTGAGGAACTCATCTGGAGCCCAGATATTGGGGAGACGCAGCTAGACGTGGAGTTTCTTATGGAGCTCTTAGATCCAGACGAGCTGCGGGGAGAGG CTGGGTACTACCTGACCACGTGGTTTGGGGCGCTGCACCACATTGCCCACTACCAGCCCGAAACAGACCGCGCTCCCCGGGGGCTCAGCTCCGAGGCCCGCGCCTCCCTGCACCAGTGGCACCGCAGGCGGACTCTGCACAGAAAGGATCATCCCAGAGCCCAG GCCAGCCTACCCTTTAAGGAGCCATGGGCAGAAGAGACTGTGCCAGGGACCAATGACGATTAG
- the RINL gene encoding ras and Rab interactor-like protein isoform X4, with translation MSHCPPLTPDPLDTVHPRLVPPQVKKADRTPLGVLSTLEPLLRLQRTSGVWHVPELDTQDAEALVGLWPMGSFLVIGRDPSQVLVLRTGLLPGEVKSYQIQKTARGVSLESSNLCMPDLPHLLAFLSASRDVLPRTLLLPPPTLGPRDEHTDPLQIGRVQQDTLGKVLCIVNQLYVETHRGWGREQTPRETESEAAQRHDPAPRNPAPHGVSWVKGPLSPEVDHPGPALPSLLEEEEEDPEGREEGREEGREDDPEEEGPEEVLTIHIQSLVRARSSYVARQYRSLRVRIASDSGGPHGSGDPATELLQDVRHLLTDLQDHLAKDSYIRAVFGSRGPGVPKKDEDPGPALEMAVCQAVLAPLKPALWTRLRTLRAPELRLLRRRQTALRAGAGPEGQSPAPALRSRIHERLAHLHAACAPRRKVALLLEVCRDVYTGLARGENQDPLGADAFLPALTEELIWSPDIGETQLDVEFLMELLDPDELRGEAGYYLTTWFGALHHIAHYQPETDRAPRGLSSEARASLHQWHRRRTLHRKDHPRAQDLSSTELTVYTQRPKSPECPQMEDRKSKVVCGSKKNQ, from the exons ATGTCCCACTGCCCACCTCTGACCCCTGACCCCCTGGACACTGTCCATCCCAGGCTGGTCCCACCACAGGTGAAAAAAGCAGACAGGACCCCTCTAGGGGTCCTCAGCACCCTAGAGCCACTTCTTCGCCTGCAGAGAACATCGGGGGTATGGCATGTGCCAGAGCTGGATACCCAGGATGCGGAGGCCCTCGTGGGGCTGTGGCCAATGGGG AGTTTCTTGGTCATAGGACGTGACCCCAGCCAGGTCCTGGTGTTGAGGACAGGACTATTACCGGGAGAAGTCAAGAGCTACCAGATCCAGAAGACTGCCAGAG gtgTGTCCCTGGAATCCTCCAACCTCTGCATGCCAGACCTACCCCATCTCCTGGCCTTTCTATCAGCTAGCAG GGATGTTCTGCCCAGAACCCTGCTCTTGCCCCCTCCCACTCTAGGGCCCAGAGATGAACACACAG ATCCTCTGCAGATTGGCAGGGTCCAACAGGACACCCTAGGGAAGGTGCTTTGCATTGTGAACCAGCTCTACGTGGAGACCcacagaggctgggggagggagcagACCCCTCGAGAAACAGAGTCAGAGGCCGCGCAGAGACATGATCCAG CCCCCAGGAACCCTGCACCTCACGGGGTCTCCTGGGTGAAAGGCCCGCTCAGCCCGGAAGTGGACCATCCTGGGCCGGCTCTCCCCAgcctcctggaggaggaggaagaagaccctgaaggaagggaggaaggaagggaggaaggaagggaggacgACCCTGAAGAGGAAGGCCCCGAGGAGGTGCTCACCATTCACATCCAGTCTCTGGTTAGGGCCCGTAGCAGCTACGTGGCCAGGCAGTACCGAAGCCTTCGGGTGCGCATCGCCTCAGATTCTGGGGGTCCCCACGGGTCTGGGGACCCGGCCACGGAGCTGCTTCAGGATGTGCGCCACCTCCTTACTGACCTCCAGGATCACCTGGCAAAGGACTCCTACATCAGGGCTGTCTTTGGGAGCAGGGGTCCTGGGGTCCCCAAGAAGGACGAGGATCCAG GCCCAGCGCTGGAGATGGCCGTGTGCCAGGCGGTATTGGCGCCCTTGAAGCCGGCCCTGTGGACGCGACTCCGCACACTCCGAGCACCGGAGCTGCGACTGCTGCGGCGGCGACAAACAGCCCtgcgggcgggggcggggccggaggGGCAGAGCCCCGCCCCCGCCTTGCGGAGTCGCATCCACGAGCGCCTTGCACATCTCCACGCTGCCTGCGCCCCGCGCCGCAAGGTGGCGCTTCTGTTAGAGGTGTGCAGAGATGTCTACACGGGCCTGGCTCGGGGCGAGAACCAAG ATCCTTTGGGGGCCGACGCCTTCCTGCCGGCGCTGACTGAGGAACTCATCTGGAGCCCAGATATTGGGGAGACGCAGCTAGACGTGGAGTTTCTTATGGAGCTCTTAGATCCAGACGAGCTGCGGGGAGAGG CTGGGTACTACCTGACCACGTGGTTTGGGGCGCTGCACCACATTGCCCACTACCAGCCCGAAACAGACCGCGCTCCCCGGGGGCTCAGCTCCGAGGCCCGCGCCTCCCTGCACCAGTGGCACCGCAGGCGGACTCTGCACAGAAAGGATCATCCCAGAGCCCAG
- the RINL gene encoding ras and Rab interactor-like protein isoform X5, translated as MSHCPPLTPDPLDTVHPRLVPPQVKKADRTPLGVLSTLEPLLRLQRTSGVWHVPELDTQDAEALVGLWPMGSFLVIGRDPSQVLVLRTGLLPGEVKSYQIQKTARGVSLESSNLCMPDLPHLLAFLSASRDVLPRTLLLPPPTLGPRDEHTDPLQIGRVQQDTLGKVLCIVNQLYVETHRGWGREQTPRETESEAAQRHDPAPRNPAPHGVSWVKGPLSPEVDHPGPALPSLLEEEEEDPEGREEGREEGREDDPEEEGPEEVLTIHIQSLVRARSSYVARQYRSLRVRIASDSGGPHGSGDPATELLQDVRHLLTDLQDHLAKDSYIRAVFGSRGPGVPKKDEDPGPALEMAVCQAVLAPLKPALWTRLRTLRAPELRLLRRRQTALRAGAGPEGQSPAPALRSRIHERLAHLHAACAPRRKVALLLEVCRDVYTGLARGENQDPLGADAFLPALTEELIWSPDIGETQLDVEFLMELLDPDELRGEAGYYLTTWFGALHHIAHYQPETDRAPRGLSSEARASLHQWHRRRTLHRKDHPRAQASLPFKEPWAEETVPGTNDD; from the exons ATGTCCCACTGCCCACCTCTGACCCCTGACCCCCTGGACACTGTCCATCCCAGGCTGGTCCCACCACAGGTGAAAAAAGCAGACAGGACCCCTCTAGGGGTCCTCAGCACCCTAGAGCCACTTCTTCGCCTGCAGAGAACATCGGGGGTATGGCATGTGCCAGAGCTGGATACCCAGGATGCGGAGGCCCTCGTGGGGCTGTGGCCAATGGGG AGTTTCTTGGTCATAGGACGTGACCCCAGCCAGGTCCTGGTGTTGAGGACAGGACTATTACCGGGAGAAGTCAAGAGCTACCAGATCCAGAAGACTGCCAGAG gtgTGTCCCTGGAATCCTCCAACCTCTGCATGCCAGACCTACCCCATCTCCTGGCCTTTCTATCAGCTAGCAG GGATGTTCTGCCCAGAACCCTGCTCTTGCCCCCTCCCACTCTAGGGCCCAGAGATGAACACACAG ATCCTCTGCAGATTGGCAGGGTCCAACAGGACACCCTAGGGAAGGTGCTTTGCATTGTGAACCAGCTCTACGTGGAGACCcacagaggctgggggagggagcagACCCCTCGAGAAACAGAGTCAGAGGCCGCGCAGAGACATGATCCAG CCCCCAGGAACCCTGCACCTCACGGGGTCTCCTGGGTGAAAGGCCCGCTCAGCCCGGAAGTGGACCATCCTGGGCCGGCTCTCCCCAgcctcctggaggaggaggaagaagaccctgaaggaagggaggaaggaagggaggaaggaagggaggacgACCCTGAAGAGGAAGGCCCCGAGGAGGTGCTCACCATTCACATCCAGTCTCTGGTTAGGGCCCGTAGCAGCTACGTGGCCAGGCAGTACCGAAGCCTTCGGGTGCGCATCGCCTCAGATTCTGGGGGTCCCCACGGGTCTGGGGACCCGGCCACGGAGCTGCTTCAGGATGTGCGCCACCTCCTTACTGACCTCCAGGATCACCTGGCAAAGGACTCCTACATCAGGGCTGTCTTTGGGAGCAGGGGTCCTGGGGTCCCCAAGAAGGACGAGGATCCAG GCCCAGCGCTGGAGATGGCCGTGTGCCAGGCGGTATTGGCGCCCTTGAAGCCGGCCCTGTGGACGCGACTCCGCACACTCCGAGCACCGGAGCTGCGACTGCTGCGGCGGCGACAAACAGCCCtgcgggcgggggcggggccggaggGGCAGAGCCCCGCCCCCGCCTTGCGGAGTCGCATCCACGAGCGCCTTGCACATCTCCACGCTGCCTGCGCCCCGCGCCGCAAGGTGGCGCTTCTGTTAGAGGTGTGCAGAGATGTCTACACGGGCCTGGCTCGGGGCGAGAACCAAG ATCCTTTGGGGGCCGACGCCTTCCTGCCGGCGCTGACTGAGGAACTCATCTGGAGCCCAGATATTGGGGAGACGCAGCTAGACGTGGAGTTTCTTATGGAGCTCTTAGATCCAGACGAGCTGCGGGGAGAGG CTGGGTACTACCTGACCACGTGGTTTGGGGCGCTGCACCACATTGCCCACTACCAGCCCGAAACAGACCGCGCTCCCCGGGGGCTCAGCTCCGAGGCCCGCGCCTCCCTGCACCAGTGGCACCGCAGGCGGACTCTGCACAGAAAGGATCATCCCAGAGCCCAG GCCAGCCTACCCTTTAAGGAGCCATGGGCAGAAGAGACTGTGCCAGGGACCAATGACGATTAG